A region of the Gambusia affinis linkage group LG11, SWU_Gaff_1.0, whole genome shotgun sequence genome:
TTGATTAATGTCATCACTAAAATCATGCACATCAAATACGTACATTGatgtaattattgttttcttctggtttGTAGCCCTAACATCTCTATGTGATGTACTGCAGGATAGCTGAggtacaacaaaataaaaagcacaaactgcaaaaaacttCATTCATTTCCAAAGGTAAAACTGCTACTTTAAACATCAACACACTTATCACCTGAAACAAATTCAAAGCATATAATATAGCATCAATTAACTCATTTAAActcaattttctgtttctttatgtgAATCCCCAATTGCTAAAGACATGGTGCATGTTATATGTGATTAAGGTGATTTTTGATCATTCTTATGAAGGTCTGCAAAGTTTCTTCATTTGCAGGTTGCAGATCATGATAAACTTGTTTAAGAAATTCAGAGACTTTAAAAGTCTTTAAGCAAAAGTTGATATTTTAACTCTTTCTTATTGACAACAAAGTCTCATACTaagaaaataatgacaaaaaaattcatCAGCACAGTTTAAAAATCTGTGATGACTCTCATTCTTCTGCATTAATCTCATTCTGGTGGTGTTTTTCCATCTGGAGAGTAATATAAAGAAGGCTCAACACACCTTGGATCATCTGTCCTAATAAAGTCAAACTTGATTAACCCTTTTGAACCAGAAGTCATGTCTGTGGCTGTAGCTGTTATCTCTGTGGAACCAAACCTGATTTCCAACTTCACCAGACGCTCTCTACCTCCACTAATGTTAGGCATTTCAACATCAAATGAACCAGCTTCCTCAACTCCCAAGTCATCAACATACTTAGGAAAGTTCCTTTCTGTGCGATAAAATCTCATCTCCATCCTTGTCTGATACTTGTCTACTGGACGAAGGATGTGTTCTCTAATCTCATCCCACCAGACATCTTCACGTACACGCACCAAGGTTATGAACCTATCACAGCACCATTTCTCCCTGCCAATCATGAATTTCTTTTCTGGCTTATGTTTGAGCTCATCAAAGGGCTCACAGAGGGCCACTCCATATGTGTAGGGGCTTTTTCGAGATGCAACCCAGGATGGGTCTCTTCCAAACTCAACAGCTCCTCTCATGATTGCTTCCTGAGCTCTGAAAGGACACAGAATCCTACAGGTATCACTAAACTGATCAATAATGTACTGATGCAGAATCTGGCTATTAGCTAAACCCCCAACTAACAAAATGTACtcaattttgaaatttttatcaAGGATTATTCTAAGATTCCTGGTGATGCCCTGCAGACTCTCctcaaagaaatatttcattttttctttggaaatttTTATTGATCCCTCGTTCCACGACGCACCTTTCACAGACTCAAAGAACTTCTCtaagtctttctttttctgagcTACTTGTCCCAGATTGAATGGACAGATGAACTGAACATCTTCATCTACCTGTTTGAGACGGGTAAAATCATACATCAACTTCTGAACCTCACTGGgatatttttcttcatattcaTCCCAGACTCCGTCACAGAATATTTCTCTGAGGAACTCTTTAAACTTTCTGTCCACAGTTTGTCCTCCCAAATCGTTTCCAGAGGCTTTGTGCAGCTCCTTTAAGGCTCCTCCATGTAGGACTTCATGAACAGTGATGTCAATGGTTCctcctgaaaaataaagaatcaaaGATTATTTTCATACCATGATTCTTCAGGTAATGCATTCTGAAGGGTATAAAGAAGAATTAATTgttttcttgagtttttttctacCATGTCAAACTGGATCAGAATTTTACAAAGTACCTCCACAGTCAACAACAATGTACTGAGAGCCTTGACGTTGATCCAAAGGAGTGccgttgtgtttttctgagatgAATCCATCTGATGGAAGCTTCTTACACCAGATGGAAGCAGCTTCTGGTTCCAGTGCCATCACCAGGTTTTCCTCAGATCCCTCTTCCACAATACCTGCCTAAAGTGGGAAAGAAAGTAATCTAACATCTGAATGtttgtgaggaaaaataaagctCTGAAAATCTGCTGTCACCTGCATTGCAGCTTCTCTCATGAACTGTTTTGCTGACTGATCCCAGATGGCAGGAACAGTCAGGACCCAGATGAAGTCAGAGGCCAAGAGTACCATCCCTGCTGCATTGGCACTAATGGTTTTTAAAGCGTCGTCCTTCAGAAATTTCAAAGCCTCTGTAAAAACCTTCAGGGCCGTCATTTCCTTCCCATTGGCTGCTTTGATCTTCATATCCCTTCTAAGTTCctgttaaaaatgaaagcagactTAACAACACATtgcaatttaaattaaaatttaaaaatgtgtcaaatctGGAGAATAACAGGGAGATATTAAACAGTTCTCTATGGAGTTACTGAAATATTCTGCAACTAAAACATGTTAACAACTTTAATTATGTATTTGTCTACATGAAATGAAGCACTTGTTGAAAACAATGTATGAAATGAAGACATTACTTCAACATGTCATTTAATGGTTAAGAAGTTTACTTACCTCGCTGTAGAGAGCCATCttaaaattttgaaagaaatagTGTTTCTTTCCATCTTCCCCTCCCATGCGGTTGTATGTTTCTGTGGCTTGATAACCAAAAGCCACAAATTTTTCAGATTCATCAAACAAGATGCAGGTTGGAGTCTTTGGAGTGTCCAGTCCAATTTCTTTTCCCCACATCTTTATCTTGGGGTCTGGCTCTAGATAACTAGGTGTGATATTGAAGACATACCCGCTGTATGCAGTTCCAAAGTCTATTGCTATTATGTATGAGTTTTCCATTGCCTGAACTGGTCTGGCTTGTTGCTGTAAAGAAAGCAGATAAAATGCCAGTAGGAGGAAGTTGCTGCGGTATTTTCATAGTTCATATCTCTGTAAGCCCCATCCTATTTCTTCTCTACGTCAGTAAACTGGGAAAGTTTAAGTTTAATCCTTTCTTTCTATCTAGAATAAGTGaattatgatttattatttacatttctttacatGTAAGTAACACCAGGACCCAGCCTGGGGCCAGGTTGGGTCAGGTTGGGTCAGGTTGGGTCCCCTCTCACATTTGGAGACTCTGGTGTTCATCCCATCTCACACCAAGAGGTTTTTGTGACGACTCTGTCGGCCAACTGACTACTGTACACTGACAAGGACTTCCTGTGACCTGGAATCAGGAgtagaatcagaaaaaaatcaagaataaaaTCATGCATGCTCACATCACACTGGCTTTAAACTCATTGCAGTGGCTCCCTCAAGgttgattttaaaattctttgtgatttttaaatgtctcaGTGATGTTGCACCATCTTATTTTGCAGAGCTGCCGTTACCTGACGAACCCTGGAGAACCTTGAGGTCCTCTGGCACCAGATTATAAACAGTACCAAGAATCAGAACACCAACTTATGGTGAGGCTTCTTTCCAGTATTATGGCCCCGTTTGTGGGACGTTCTGCCAGAGAACCTGAGGGCCAAAGaaattgttattgttgtttttaagagcAGGCTCAAGATTAATCTTTTTAACTGCATTTCCTGAACTGGGGCATTTGGGCTCTGTTTATGAATTTTCCATAAAATTCATAACAAAATTACAAGATCCAAAAGAAGATTGAGTTCAGGTAAAACTACTTTGTAGAAGAATCTTTAGTTTCTAAATACTAACTCTTAGCTATTAACAGCACACAAcattctttaaaagaaaaacaagtccCTAATAACCATTAATAGTATTAATGTCTCAGAACATTGATCAGACACGTCATAAAcagatatttgtatttaagtTAAAGGAGATAGTTTGtaatgaaagagaaagagtTTGTCACACATATCCTCATGTTTTAGTGACATCTGAGTCGCTCCCAGGTAACTGAAGTGGTTGAAGGTAGAAAAATTCCCAACTAAATTCCAGTTAACAGCTCTTTTAGTTTCTATTAAgtaatgttttgttcttgtgaATTAAACAGCAGGTGCAAACTTTGTTGGATTTGactgaataaatatgaaagaatAAATTGTTAAGAACTAAATTTTAACTGTAAATCTTTGCTGTCATTACCAAAACTGTATCTGTGTTGCTCTGGTTGTCCAGGGTGACCCAGCCTCTCGCCTATTGACTTTTGACAATgtatacaacatttttaaccAACGTTGTACACATTGGTTAAAAATAGCGGAGACATTCATTTCTATAAAACCTCGTCCACATTTGACCAGTTTAAGAAAAGTGTTCATCCACGCAAACCAGCTAAATACTAAGCATTGTTGTATTAACAAGAAATaggtgaaaatgtttattacagAAGACACATTCTCCACAATAAAGTAGGTTGCTATACATCAGTGTGTGGTGGTGTTGCTATATTGTAGTGGAAAATAAGCAGTTTCAGACATAGTTCAGCTTCAGCTCTCTTTACTCTGTCGctttatcttcttcttctccacatGCGTATTTTCTAATTGCTCTCCCTTCTGTCCTTTTCATGGAATAACAGAACATAAACgtttgtacatatttgttttgtttcagccGTTGTTTCACCTGagaattaaaaactgtaaaatctgttaacatttttattgctgatTGTAAACAGTTTCAGTTCTGAatgatgttttgtattttgcaggTCTACAGTCTCCATTCCCTACATCTCAAGTGACAACACCTGGGCTGCTGGCTTTTAAAGTAATTCTGTTAGTCTGGGACAAAAcagttgatattttttaaaagtcaatttcaaaaaagaaaaatgtataaaattgtCCAAgcttaaaagattttatttctgcaaagttTTGCAGTGATGTCATGTCAttggtttttgttctttttgtacAACAGCATCATAGGTTTTAAAGCAGTTTGAGTTGCTTGActtcaaagataaataaattatatgttACAAAAGAGTAacatacacatttttaatatatatttggGTTGGAATGTTCTTTAGTTTATCTTGTTCATCAGATGTTTGTTTGATCCTACTCCATGAATTTAGTACTTAAAAGGATTCattttggctctagtggcctttgtTTGacagtgaattgacaggaaagtgggttgtgagagaggaggaagacatgcggaaaAGGTAGCAGGAactcgaacccgtgacggctgTGTGGAAAACTGGAGCTTCCGTACATGGgactgatgttttatttctgtgccACCTCTGTGCCCAATACTTTTCTCATTACCTCACCTGCCTCCCTCAGTGATCACCACTTCCTGGACTTATTCTTCCTGGTTACTTCAGAAagttctttctgaaacattttgactATTTGGTCTTTGATCTGTTCATTAGGGAATATTCTATCTCCACACCTACAACTTTACTGCAAAAGAAGCACTGTTGGGaataaacttcagttttttcccTGTCTctaaattttattcaaacactTTATCTTTTCAGAGAATTGTTGTGGCTTAAAGTATGGAAAAAATCAAAGCGtcatcaacattaagaaaaaatgtatccgtttcatttttagaaagtaATTACTTCCTTCCAGTTTGATCATGAGCAGCTTTAAGTTCACCATCAGTCTGAACTCTGATCAATTCATTGATCAGAGTTCACTGTAAGGATTGAGACAGAtgcagttgtttcttactcattctgctgcataactgacagcatccggtttaggattgtcaaaataaaagctcctccagactcaatacatagaatggacatatttaattggggcctgcccatagcaatgcataaggagagcagtgactgacttgtgaagcaagtcagtcactgcctccatgcattgcatggcaggcacctattgttctacacccaatagaatgtctctttatttatttatttttcttccgtcaaccggaatgcggctcgtaccgctgcgagcccacccacaaaagtggtatcaaaacgtgcggctcgatcccgggaggggagctattacttttggtgggatttggagttaccatggcgacgtaaaaagcaaaaaacgaccccaaaatcactaacgagctcaccaggtgcaagtctcgtcgtcaaggtaaatcctgaaaataccctatttttgaggattttctgtgtcgtcataactttatgtagaaacgccattcaaacttcattttgtagatacgtccgtgatctcttttaaagtgaagacaacacgtcaatatgtattatggtttgtccacaacttctttctaagcaacccaaagtttttgatttttggaaaaatcagagtgtgaaggccgctccgctagagtgagagtcagagcgacattttgaccccaaatcattttttaactcgccctcacgctcacaaatattgcatgattggtatcaaacttggtcatgacattgatacgcgtgcctgctccggtcaaatgttttcaaaaattatctagcgcttacagttttctctccaggtgcttcagagcaaagtcatgcgccagggtagcagacagatctcactgattcacttccatgtatttctgaaaaatttcagaccttggcacacactttttttatctcatcgctgttaatactgtgagtgaggtagagatatgaatggcgggactatgtgagacgacaaatagccctctcatatgcatCAAagcggtttttgaatatgtattacggttcccgagcaggaaacagtttttgcaatgcttttttagtcaaactggctggctcaaacagagaattgtctccccctggatgtctcactcacagctggcagagaggattatttaccatggcaacggaacccagagcagggagcgctgctgaggactacaaatacgcatcactgtagttcgaactactagttcagttaaaacagaggaggactgagctggcctttagaaaaacttgctgctatgggctgtatataactaatttaaccctgtcactgttacacatgggatgagcctagccctttgaaatgaagcttactgaaaatttcaaaataaaagcccttgaaaatttttacatcaggtcattgcttttttgagcgttatatgactgatttaatccaatgactgttacacatgggatgactttgaccctttcaaatgaagcttaacaaaaatttcaaaataaaagccttgggaatttttacatcatgtaattgctctttttggctttatgtgactggtttatccaaagcactcttacacattggattagtgtgggcatttaatatgaagcttactgcaaatttcaaaataaaagcctcaaaatgcccctctggacagtgcacacgCCGTGAtacagtgatatcattctgcattatctgtttatccgaggttagggaactgccttgcgcagcaaggcagttcattagcattagccttttagcttaaataagctatttttcagacttattagccatgtttagtatacttaatggagtaagtaaatgacagtaaacattctaatgataccccacatgctactgaaagtatttatgcttatattagcatatttgctcattttagctaatacacttactttatcatactgaatgttgcatgtccagcttacttaacattcttgtgattctccacatgctattgattacattgcagctttctttagcattgatgcaaattgttagcatcacaacgctgggtccaaaccgacgggcacactttggcaggccccagttaaatttcttcaggaattttctagttatttctTGCTgtccggtaccaattggtccgcagaccggtaccggtccgtggacccgGTGGTTGGGGCCCACTGGTATAGAGGATAGAAACGGagattaaaaatccaaattttcaCATACAAAGCCGAATCCTTATATGTACACTAAATTCTAACGAGAAACACTGCAAGATTATTGGGATGGATTATATTTATTAGAAATAGTTTATacactttcatttgtttttattgccttttcAAAACTCTTAACTACTGATTCTTGGAtttgtttattgaaatgttattctgtaaatgtaaatgtatttcaatggtaatggaccttaccagaggggccgcttttcattggctgatgctcattctacgtggtcacgtgggtggccgtctcacaaacacgagcttttcgttagctaagtacagcataatggcagttctgatacaacttctacaccttgaagcctgtctgctacacagtcttacgttagctaaacagatcaatatgcaatgtgtactgtatctgacacacactaaagattttattttagcagaaaaggctttggactaaattgttactcgtgttagccactctagcacaaagtacagctggtcaatcaaccatcgctgtgttcagggaagcgctgattaataatccagaaataaatatcaagcctggaaacttgatgtcataacggactgaatgttttgtttttaacttaatctttgctcgtcttgcggagcgcaggcggttgatacggtaacaagtgtgcttaaactacagagagagagagagagagtaaaaaggtacgaatggttttgagttgatcacctgttcgggttattttacctttgtttacatttgctgtggctcattacagccgctgtagtttctaaacgttggaccaattaccctgtttgtttgtgattatacgtcattcataacaaacatcaaaaagaacaaatagatttcataaaattttaacaaacaaatggcttctttaccgtaacagagctctttggttcctcttatcagtctgtagcttctcatattgaggtcatcaaaccaaatttcagatctaccataactgaccgactgacacctgctggcctcaggtttgcaaccagcttgtgagtgagaaaccagtaacctcctcccagatgatgacatgaacttgttatttcctctgtccattgtagtagctgatatattgtgaaaatcaggtagaaattatgcactaatggagtcatgtttacatagaaacaatgcgctacgaggctttgcttgtgagacttgcggtcacgtgggtcggttgtgggcggagcttggtaaggtccatgtgGAGCTGTTCACTCTTCCAGTAACGAACATGAGTCTTTacttatttctaaatatatttattctccATGTTTCCCTGCCTTCAGAGCGCCCTCTGCAGCTTCAGTCTACCTTTACAGGTAGACTGAAGCTCCTGTTGGTACAAGACACTGCAATGTCTCAGGTTTAGTGTTAATTTGACAAtagatatttttgcttttgcttagTCACCTATATAAAACGTTTTAGAAACTTTACAGatgaatttaaatgaataatttcatgATTTCACTTAAAACTCGAAGTTAAAATAGCATTTTAGTAACTTGATCTGCTCTGTCTGCTTCCTCTAATGTTCCTGAGGGTTGTTTCACAAAACCAGGAGATTGGATTAAGCCAAGATTTCGTCCTATCTTCCTGTTTGTCAACAGATTAAAACGTTCACATGACTGTTTATAAAGTCCTGGAAGGAAGAGCCATGAAGACACTGTACAAGGCTGCAAAAGACAATCTGGGGGGAAAATATGTGAATGGAATATTGTTGTGAAGACTTTTACTCTCATAGATAAAATGAAGATGTCTTGCTTCACGTGTTTTTGCTTAATTTGCAgaatttttaatcagaaatttcCTAGTCAAAGCTTCAGCCTAAACTACTTTTAAACTAGAGGTTTTATTTGGTCATTCGaacaaaaaaatttgctttgagtaaaatcaatttaaacaaAGCTGCCCAACCTTTATGGATTAGATCAGGGGTCTACAATTAACTGAGACTGAACATTAAAAGAT
Encoded here:
- the LOC122839723 gene encoding heat shock 70 kDa protein 12A-like is translated as MENSYIIAIDFGTAYSGYVFNITPSYLEPDPKIKMWGKEIGLDTPKTPTCILFDESEKFVAFGYQATETYNRMGGEDGKKHYFFQNFKMALYSEELRRDMKIKAANGKEMTALKVFTEALKFLKDDALKTISANAAGMVLLASDFIWVLTVPAIWDQSAKQFMREAAMQAGIVEEGSEENLVMALEPEAASIWCKKLPSDGFISEKHNGTPLDQRQGSQYIVVDCGGGTIDITVHEVLHGGALKELHKASGNDLGGQTVDRKFKEFLREIFCDGVWDEYEEKYPSEVQKLMYDFTRLKQVDEDVQFICPFNLGQVAQKKKDLEKFFESVKGASWNEGSIKISKEKMKYFFEESLQGITRNLRIILDKNFKIEYILLVGGLANSQILHQYIIDQFSDTCRILCPFRAQEAIMRGAVEFGRDPSWVASRKSPYTYGVALCEPFDELKHKPEKKFMIGREKWCCDRFITLVRVREDVWWDEIREHILRPVDKYQTRMEMRFYRTERNFPKYVDDLGVEEAGSFDVEMPNISGGRERLVKLEIRFGSTEITATATDMTSGSKGLIKFDFIRTDDPRCVEPSLYYSPDGKTPPE